TGTGACGGACCATCCTGTCACCGTTTATAATCGTGAGTTTTTTCCAGACGGCCTTTCAGCAAGACGGCATTCAGATCCGGATATCTGGATGAACGGTACGCATACCCTTTTTCCCTTGAGCCCTACGCGCATTCTAATCATGACCAATTTATCATGGGCTAGGAACCCTTACGGCAATGCGAACAAACCGCGTCCAAATCCAAGCCCTTTCCGGACTGCGATGTTCAATTTTACGGAGATCCAGACCGGCAGGCAGCTCGACGAAGTCGAAGTGAACCAGATCAATTTCATAATGAAGCGCAGGGCGCACCGCTACATTGCCGCAGCGCAAGAGGAATGGCTCTATCCCGAGCGCAAAATCCCGACGGATCACTGGCGAAAACTAGACGACCGATATTTGCTTATGCCGGATCCCCGCTGTTTGTACCTCGGTGGCGCAACCCTTATCGGTTACGGAGGCGGTCGCAGTGAGGCTTTCGATGAATACGGCCATCGTCCGTGGCAAAAAGAATATCGCCAATCAGCTGATGCCGTCGAGTCACGCACTCTCTACGCTTTTCAAGGGGAATACGCCCGTCTGTTTGGGCCTATGCGGAGGGGCACAAGCGATGCGCTTGGCGGTAAAAGAGACGACATTGATAGCCCGGAATATCACCGGTACCATCTAGATCTTGAAGAGGGCCATATGCCTCGCGGCTTCAAACCTCGACGGGAAGCCCGTGCAATAAAGCGAAATTGATACTGCAGGCTTTTTGAGCCGTTTCTAACTGCTCGATGGCTTGGCACGCAGAGGTGGCTCCTAGCGCGTCCTACCCCGTTCAAAACCGACGCGCAGGCCCCGTGTAATGCGCAAGATCAGATGGCATTGGGCGGCATTTTCCGGGAAACGCCCGGAAAGCATGGCATTCAGCGATGGCAGCAACAGAAGGCAGCCGGAAAACCGAAAAACCGCTGCGCAACTTCGTTTGCCACCACGGAGGCACGATCGCGCAAGATCGAATGGCATCGCCTAGTGCCCCGCTCGCCGTCGTGTTGGCAACCACCGTGATGCGCGCTCCCGAGTGGCCGCACTGTTGGCAAGTGATCTCATCCGAGATGACGTTCAAACGGTTGATGTAAATGAAATCCTCGCCGAAATGAGCATCAGTTTGCCGAGGTCCGGCGGCCGGCCGTGTCCGGCGTTGGGCGCTCGGCAATAAGGCGATAGTTCAGCAGGGGGAGAACACCAATGCTGGTTGGTTTTGCCGTGGCCGCCAAGCCCAGGATATCGCGCGGCCATCTTCAGAATGAGGCGTACGATAATCCGTGACGATTCGACTGCCAGGGAGGAACAAATGCCAATCGGACTAGCGGTGGAGTACCTGCATAAGTTGCGCAGAGAGGCGATCAATGCGGAAGCGGGCAATGTAAAAGGTATCACGCGTTGTTTGCAGATGAACATTGGGAAGTCGCGTGACCTTTTGGAAACCACGGAGGCCACGAATGCAGCTCTAGCTCACCTTCTGGAGGCGGGGAACGCGCTTATCTGGGAGCTTGCGCCTATTTCAAAACAGACCGCTGCGCTGAGGAAAGACAAGATTGCTGACTTGAGGCACGCCTTTGAAACGGCGTTAAACATGGCCATTGAGGAAGTTAGAAAGGCGAAGCCGAAAGCCTAGGCTGCGCTCTGCTTCCAAAGCTCATACCGACCGAACTTCAAACCCCGGTCGGAAACCACGTCCGAAGCAGGGTGGTTTACGGTGAGGTAGAGAGCTCATCAAAGCATAAGACTGTGATTGATGATGCTCAATCGATTGCGGAGCCTATCCTCCGACTCAGGTCGAAAGAGGTGCCGAACCCGATTTCGACGCCCGCGATTTGGGTGATTTTGGATATGCACCCGGATGAACGTTTCACTAGCGGGGGAATCCGCTGTCGTCAGAGTCTCCGTCCTTGAGGCAGATGCTGACGGACTGTCAAATGAAGTTGCGCAGAGGTGCCAGCTGATTTTGCGCGCGGTTCGACGCGCCGGCGGCAGTTTGGATGTCACACTGCTGTCAGCCGCGCTTGTGTAACAAGAATTGCTCCGGGCAGGACGCCGGACTGTTGCGGTTCCACCGAAATCCGGCCAGAAGCATCGACGGGCTGGCCGGCAACCGGCAGTCCGCGACATTGCGCTGAAACCAGATACGGGAGACTATTGGGTGGCTCGCATAACACTGAGACAATTGCTCGATCACGCCGCCGAATACGGCTACGGCGTACCCGCTTTCAACATGAACAATATGGAACAGGGCCTCGCCATCATGGAGGCGGCAGAGGAGACCAAGTCACCGGTCATCCTGCAGGCGAGCCGTGGCGCCCGCGCCTACGCCAATGACGTGGTGCTGGCCAAGCTGATCGACGCGCTGGTCGAAATCCACCCCGACATCCCGGTCTGCATGCATCTCGACCACGGCAACAACGAAGCCACCTGCGTCACCGCGATCCAGTACGGCTTTACCTCGGTGATGATGGACGGATCGCTGAAGGAAGACGGCAAGACGCCGGCCGACTATGCCTACAATTCAGGCATCACGCGGCGCGTCGTCGACATGGCGCATTGGGGCGGTGTCTCGGTCGAAGGCGAGATCGGCGTGCTGGGATCGCTGGAGAGCGGTGGCGGCGAGCAGGAGGACGGCCATGGTGTCGAAGGCGCTGTCAGCCACGACCAGCTTCTGACCGATCCTGAGCAAGCGGTGGAGTTCGTCAAGGACACCCATGTCGATGCGCTGGCGGTTGCCATGGGCACCAGCCACGGCGCCTACAAATTCTCGCGCAAGCCGGACGGCGCGGTGCTGGCCATGAACGTCATCGAGGAAATCCACCGCCGCCTGCCCAACATGCATCTGGTCATGCACGGCTCGTCCTCGGTGCCCGAGGACCTGCAGGAGATCATCAACAAATATGGCGGCCAGATGAAGCCGACATGGGGTGTGCCGGTCGAGGAAATCCAGCGCGGCATCAAGCATGGCGTGCGCAAGATCAACATCGACACCGACAACCGCATGGCGCTGACCGGCGCGATCCGCAAGGTGCTGACCGAGAATCCGAGCGAGTTCGATCCGCGCAAATACCTGACGCCGGCTATGGCGGCGATGCGCAAGCTCTGCAAGGAGCGCTTCGAGCAGTTCGGCACCGCCGGCAACGCGCAGAAGATCAAACCGCTGCCGGTCGCCGAAATGGCCAAGCGCTACAAGTCGGGCAGTCTCGACCCCAAGTTCGGCTGAACCGGCAGATCGCCAAGCTACCGCACGACCGAAGAGAAAGAGCCCCTGGGCTCTTTCTCCCACTCCACGTCCAAGCCTATTGGCTCACTGGTCGGGAAATAACGCGCCGGGCCTTAGGCTAGCCGCGGCAACGCCTACTGCAGGATCCGCTGCTGGTGCTGGCCTGAATGTCCCTGCACGAAGTCGGCGTCGTCCTCAAACGGACGATCCAGCCCGGTCGCCACGACCGACACCCTGAATTTGCCTTCCAGATTCTTGTCGAAGATGGCGCCGACGATGATGTCGGCGTCTTCATAGACTTCCTCGCGGATGCGGGTGGCGGCCTCGTCGACCTCGAACAGGGTCATGTCGCGGCCGCCCGATATCGAGACCAGGACGCCCTTGGCGCCCTTCATCGAGGCTTCATCCAGAAGCGGGTTGGCGATCGCGGCCTCCGCCGCCTTGATGGCCCGGCTTTCGCCCGACGCCTCGCCGGTACCCATCATCGCGCGCCCCATGCCTCGCATGATCGATTTCACGTCGGCGAAGTCGAGATTGATCAGGCCTTCCTTGACGATCAGGTCGGTGATGCAGCCGACACCGGAATACAGCACCCGGTCGGCGATGACGAACGCATCGGCGAAGGTGGTCTTGGCATCGGCGATCCTGAACAGGTTCTGGTTGGGTATGACGATCACCGTGTCGGCGGCCTCGCGCAGTCGCGCGATGCCTTCCTCGGCCATCTGCATGCGCCGCTTGCCTTCGAAGGCGAAGGGCTTGGTGACGACCCCGACGGTCAGGATGCCGGCCTTGCGCGCGGCATGCGCGATGATCGGAGCGGCTCCCGTTCCCGTACCGCCGCCCATTCCGGCGGTGACGAAGCACATATGCGTGCCCTGGAGGTGGTCCATGATCTCGTCCAGCGATTCCTCGGCGGCGGCGCGGCCGATCTCGGGAAGCGATCCCGCGCCCAACCCCTCGGTGATATGGGCGCCAAGCTGGATCAGCCTCGTCGCCTTCGACATCGCCAGCGCCTGGGCATCGGTGTTGGCGGCGATGAACTCGGTGCCCTGAAGCTGCTCGGTGATCATGTTGTTGACGGCATTGCCGCCGCCGCCACCCACGCCGATCACGGTGATCTTGGGTCTCATCTCGGAGATTTCCGGCTTCTTGAACTCGGCCATTGCCTCTTCTCCTTCGCCGATCGCCTACGGCTCGCTAACAAATTCTGTCCGGAAACTGCAACCGAACGGAAAGCAGCGCGACCCGAATCAGGCCGCCCGGATGGGTGCCCCAAAAAGCCAGAGAGCGGCCGCCCGCGCAAGTACGGGCGATTCAACATTTGTAATCGGACACTGCATCTGACAGCGCCACATCGGCTCGCACGGTCGCCAAGCCTGGAAATCCCGCCTTTTCAGGCTGTGCGTGGCGGCGATGCGAATTCCGACGCCTGCCGCAGATGCTGGCGAAGCAGGGCCTCCGCCCACTCGATCCCTCCCGCTTCGACGGCATCGAGAATGGCGAGATGTTCGCGGCAGGACCGTTCGAGCCGCTCTCTGGGCAATTGTTCGAACCCGGCCGATTCCTGCAGCCGGCGCAGATTGTTCTGCTGACGCACGGCGTCCGCCAGGAAACGGTTGCCCGAGCATGCCGCCAACCCCTCGTGAAACGACGCGTTGACCCGGAACCATTCATCGCCGCCGGTCAGCGGCTTTCCGTCCAGTATGGTGGACAGGATACGCTCATGCGCGCGGCGGACGGGCGCCAGTTGCCGCGGGTCGGCGCGGAACGTCAGTGAGCGCAGTGCCGCGCATTCGACGGCGATGCGGAATTCGTAGCTTTCCCGCTGGGCGGCGTCGCCGACCAGCGACTCGGCGAAGCGCCAGCCATGCCCCGGCAGCCGCTGCGCCAGGCCCTCCGCGGCAAAGCGCAGCAACAGCTTCCGGATCACGCCGCGTGAAACCTGATAGCGCGGCATCAATTCCGCTTCGGAGACGTCCTGGGGCAGGTCTCCCAGCGAACGATCCTTCATCATCCGGCGATAGAGATCCTCGATCGGCGAGTTCGGCAGGATGGTTTCCGGGTCGAGATCGGCGACATCCAGCGCCAGTTGCAGCCCCCTCGTGTTGGACCCCGTCAGGATGCCCTGCGCCGCCAGCAACTCAAGTGCGGCACTGATCGGGGAACGCGACACACCGAATGCGCGGGCAAGATCCGGCACGGAAATACGGGTTCCCACCGTCCAGCCCGAATCGCGGATTCTCTCAAGGATTCGGCGCGCCAAATCGATCTGCAGAGGGCTCGCGGATCCCGCCGACATCGGTTGGGCGATCTTATCCTGGCTTATGCGGCTCATATGCCCTCTCTGTCATAGTTCGCATTATAGAGACTTCAACGGCGGCTTTAAGTGGATATGTCACCAATGTTTTGCTTTTTATTGAAATAAAATTCAATACGATGTGCTCACCTGCAAAATTCGAGGTCCCTGCCAATGACCACCTGCCAGCCATTTCCACTCGTCGATGTGAGCGGGACGCCCAATGAGCGCGGCAAGGCCTATGGTGAACAGGCGCACGACCGTATCCACGCATCGGTGGCTTTGTATGCCGCGCAGCTTGGCCGGTTTGGCTTCGGGCAGAAGGATATCGAGCGCTTCAGCGGCATATTCCTGCCCCGCCTTCGGCAATGGGCGCCCGATCTCGTCAAGGAGATGGAAGGGATCGCCTCGGGCGCCGATGTCGGCCTTTCCTCGATCCTGCTGGTCAATGCCCGCACCGAAATCCTGCAACTGGCCAAGCGCGAGAAGGGCATTTCCGATGACGAGCCCGATGGCTGCACGGGCGCCGTGATCCTGCCGGAGGCGACGAAGGCCGGGCGGTTGATCCACGGCCAGAACTGGGACTGGCGCGCCGAATGCGCGGGGACCTCGATTGTCCTGCGCGTGCGGCGCACCGATGGCCCCGATCTCCTCACCTTCACCGAGGCCGGCGGCCTGGCGCGCAGCGGCTTCAATGCGGTGGGCATCGGCATCACCGCCAATTATCTGGAATCGGATCGCGACTATCGCGACATCGGCATCCCGCTGCCCTTCATCCGTCGCCGGGCGCTGGAAGCCCGGCATTTCGCCCATGCCATCAAGGTGGTGGCGACGACGCCGAAATCCTGCTCCAACAACATGATCCTGAGCACGGCCGAGGGTTTCGCGGTCGATTTCGAATGCGCGCCCGACGAAGCCTTTCCGATCTATCCGGACAAGGAGATGATCGTGCATGCCAATCACTGGCAAAGTCCGGTCGCCCTGTCGAAGCTGCGCGAGACTGGCCTCGGCGACGTGCCGGACAGCCTCTACCGCGACTACCGCGTGCGCAGGCATCTCGCTGCCCGGCATGGCGACATCACCGTCGATGACCTCAAGCAGGCGCTGTTCGACGATTTCGCCGCGCCGCTCAGCGTCTGCCGACCGGCAAACCGCAAAGAGGGCGGCAACCTCTCGGCGACGGTGGCGATGATCATCTTCGAGCCGGCCAGCGGCATCATGGAAGTCGCGCCGCTGCCGGCCGAGAACCGCGACTTCACGCGCTATGAGCTGACCATGGACGAGACGGTGGTGGGGAACGCGGAAAAGGCCCTGCCCGCGCGATAGAAGCCTTCGTCATCCGAACCGGGAAAGCGGAAGGGGATTGCCTTGCCGCCTGGCCGAGGCGGGCTTGCGGGGCTGTGATCGATGCGTCTATCATGCCGCCTGAAAGATGGCTGACCATGGCCGCCGACCGCGTTCAGCCAGCGAACAATGACGAGCGGCGGATGTCATCAGCTGCGTAGATTTCAGAACGAATGAAGTAGCGCACTGCCAATGGCTGACAGAACACAGTTCGGGTTGACCGCCGTCGACACCGTGCCCCTGCATGAGAAGGTCTATCTGGAACTGGTCAGGGCCTTGATGTCCGGCCAGTTCGTGCCGGGCCAGAAACTGACCTCGCGCAAGCTGGCCAAGGAACTCGGCACCAGCGACATGCCGGTGCGCAGCGCCTTCATGCGGCTGCAGGCGCTGCGTGCGCTCAGCCCGATGCCGAACGGCAGCGTGGAGGTGCCGGTGATCTCGGCCGAACGCTTCTCGCAGCTGACCGCCGTGCGCACGATCCTCGAAGGCTCGGCGACCGAACTTGCGACCAAGCGCGTCAACGGCAACAATCTGCGCACGATCCGGCGCCACTGCACCGACCTGACTTCAGCCGCCCGCAAGGGCGACATCGACGACTATCTGCGCAAGAACCATGACTTCAAATTCTCGATCTATCGCCATTGCGGCAATGAACAGATGATCTTCCTGATCGAAACCGTATGGATGCAGGTCGGCCCGTTCCTGCGGAACCTGGCCATGGGGTTCGAGGACGATCTCGCCTCCATTCTCGATATCGATTACCATGAGGAAGTCGTCGCGGCGATTGAGGCCCAGGACGCAGAGCGCGCCCGCGCGGCCATCGTTCGCGACATTGATGAGGGCGCGGCGCATATCCTTCGGCAGGCCAGATTTCCAGAAACGAGAAACTAGAATCGCACTGCTGCACGTGTTCAACTCAAAACCGCGGGGCCATGTTGAGGCACCGCGGCAGTTCAAATGCCACTTGGCTTTCCGCCCTCTTCCCTCTATGTTGCGATCGCAGATCGCGAAATTGGTTTTGAAATGCCTCCCGACATCCCGGCTAGTGAATTGAAAAAATAAGGAAAACTGACGGCGCTTGCCGGCTTGGTTCCTCAGAAACTCACAAGCTATTTTTACCGGGCCAATACAGCCGATCAGGCTGCGGCACCCTTCAAAACCAGAGGTTAGAAATTGAGCGATGCAATTGCGGACGTCCTGAACTGGCTTGAAAGCAGAAACGACATCCAGAGCCTGAGGGCCGCTGTGTGCGACCTCAACGGCGTCATGCGCGGCAAGCGTATCCCGGTCGAGCAGGCACGCAAGGCGCTGGAGGGCAAGCTGCGCATGCCCTATTCCCTGATCGGGCTCGACATCTGGGGCGAAGACATCGAAGGCAACACGCTGGTCTTCTCGACCGGCGACGCCGATGGGCTCTGCCAATGGACGGGACGCGGCATTCTCCCGGTGGAATGGACCGCGCACCCAACGGCGCTCGTCCCGCTGTGGCTCGCCGACGAAAACGGAGCGCCCTATCTCGGAGATCCGCGGCGGGCGCTGGCCCGCATCCTTGATCGCTACAAGGCGCTGGGCCTGACACCGGTCGCCGCAACCGAACTTGAATTCTATCTGGTCGACCCGCAGTCGCAGCGGCCGGTCGGGCCGGTGTCGCCGGTCACCGGGCGCCGCCTCGATTCCGACGCGGCATTGTCGATCGACGAGATCGACGACTTCGAATCCTTCATCCACGACGTCTATGAGGCCTGCCGGGCACAAGGCATTCCCGTCGACACCGCGATTGCCGAAAACGGCGTCGGCCAGTTCGAGATCAATTTGAACCATGTCGCGGACGCCCTGCGCGCCGCCGACGATGCCGTGCTGTTCAAGCGCACAGTCAAGGGCATCGCCCGCAAGCACGGCTTTGCCGCCTGCTTCATGGCCAAGCCGTATGGCGACCGCGCGGGCAACGGTTTTCATGTCCATTTCAGTCTGGTCGATACCGAAGGGCGCAACGTCTTCGACGACGGCACGGATCAGGGCTCGGAAATCATGCGCCATGCGGTTGGCGGCCTTCTCGCGGCGATGGCCGAGAGCACGCTTGTGTTCGCACCGCACTTCAATTCATATCGCAGACTTCGCCCGAGGTCCTATGCACCGACCGCTGTCGCCTGGGGTTACGAGAACCGCATGGTCGCGATCCGCATTCCCGGCGGTCCAACCGGCGCGCGACGCATCGAGCATCGTGTGTCGGGGGCGGACGCCAACCCATATCTGGTGCTTGCCGCCATTTTGGGGGCCGCGCTGATCGGCATCGAAAGGCAGATGTCGCCTGGCGATCCGACCGGCAGCGATGGGCAAGGCGTTGTGCCGGCAAAGCTGCCACCGGACTGGGCATCGGCGATCGCGGCCTTTGAAACCGGGACGCATGTGGCGGAGATCTTCCCGGCGATCCTGCGCGACTCCTTCATCGCCTGCAAACGACAGGAGTTGAACACGTTCGCGCTCAATGTCAGCGATTTCGAGATCGAGACCTATCTCGAAAGCGTTTAAGGCTTCTACGACGACCGATCCGCCTTCAACACGGAGACGGCCACCTCGCTGTTGTGCACGAACTCGTTGGCGTCGGGCTGCCTTTGAACCAGCAGGATGAACAGAAGGTCCGTCAGCGTCAGCTGCGCGTCGCGTGCCGTGATGGATGACGAGCGCGCGCGCTCCTCGTCGGCGACCGTGTAGAGGCGGATGTCGGCGACGCGGCTCAGCGGATTGTCATGTAGGCCGGTGACGGCGATGACGGTCGCACCGCGCTTGCGGGCAAGCTCGGCGACGCGCAAGGTTTCGATGCTGGCGCCGGAATAGGAAAGCGCGAACAGCACATCGCCCGGCCCGAGCGTCGAGACATTGGCCATCTGGATGTGGCTGTCACTGTCATGCATCACATTGCGGCCGAGCTTCATCAGCTTGTAGGAGAAATCGCGCGCCACCAGCGAGGATGCGCCGACGCCGACCAGATGGATGCGGCGCGCGCCATCCAGCATTTCCAGCGCCTTGGAGATGATCCGCTCGCTGTTGGAGGCGACGGTCTGCTGCATCGACAGAAGCTTACTGCCGATCAGCTTCTTCAGGATGACCTGGTGGTTGTCGCCGACCTCGATCGAGCCGTGGATCATGCCGGCCGGCACCTGCCAGTCCTGCGCCTTGGCCTCGCTGACGGCGAGTTTTAATTCCTGGTAGCTGGCATAGCCCAGTTTCTGGCTGAACTTGACGACGCTCGACTGGCTGCGGCCGATCTCGGCCGCCAGCGCCGCCGTCGACAGGCGCAGCATCTGGTCGGGATTGTCGAGAATGTACTGGCCGATCTCGCGATCGCCGGGCGCCATGGCGTCGAGCTTCACTTCGATCTTCTTCAGGACGGACATGCGTTTCCCCGAGCGGTTCAGGATGCCTGGTATATTAGGCATACCAACCCAAGGAATAAATTATTCCAACCGAGATTGACAGTGAAGAATGATCGATCGACTTTCGAAGCATGCCGCGTCGATCCTCGATTCGAGCATGAAAGACCGCTTGCGAACCTATAGGTTTGCAATCTCAGCTGCGTCAGATCGGGTTCCACAGCCATGGACAAGTTACGGATCGTCGGCGGACAAAGGCTGCAAGGCGCGGTGACCATTTCCGGCGCCAAGAACGCCGCGCTGCCGCAGATCGCGGCGGCGCTGCTCAGCCCCTACCCGCTGGAGCTGACCAACCTTCCTGATGTCACCGATGTCGGAAACATGCTGGGCGTGGTGGCGCTTCATGGCGCCGAAGTCACACGCTCACCCCATGCCGCGACGATCGACACCAGTGCCGCCGTTTCCAAGGAAACGTCTTACGACACGGTGAGAAAGATGCGCGCGACGGTGCTGGTTCTCGGCCCCTTGCTGGCCCGGTTCGGACATGCGCGGGTTTCCCTGCCGGGCGGCTGCGCGATCGGCGCACGGCCGGTCGACATGCATGTCGCCGCGCTCGCCGCGCTTGGCGCCAACATTGCGATCGAAAATGGGCTGATCGTCGCCTCAGCGCCAAACGGCCTGACCGGCACGCGCATCGTGCTGAGTTCACCATCAGTCGGCGCGACGGAGACGGCTGTCATGGCCGCGACCGCCGCGAAGGGCGAAACCGAAATCCTCAACGCGGCGCGCGAGCCGGAAGTGGCTGATCTCGCCGCCTGCCTCAACGCCATGGGCGCCAGGATCGAGGGCGCGGGAACGCATCGCATCCTGATCGCCGGCAGCACCGACTGGCGACCCGCCAGCCATCATATCATCCCAGACAGGATCGAGGCCGGCACCTATGCGGTTGCCGCCGCGATCACCGGCGGCCAGCTCGAACTGACCCATGCCAGGCTCGAGCACATGGCTTCCGTGGTGCAGCTTCTCGAGGCCACCGGCGTCAAGGTCTGGCCCGGAGATCGTGGGCTCATCGTGTCGCGG
The nucleotide sequence above comes from Mesorhizobium shangrilense. Encoded proteins:
- a CDS encoding DUF4238 domain-containing protein, whose protein sequence is MNYRENHYVPCWYQERFLPVEGEKKFRYLDLRPARIPDQNGVLRPTKNPRRWGAASCFKETDLYTVKYGQQESTDIEKFFFGKVDDEGRHAVDFFAQYESFNDYRGRVPPERIFRSLLTYMSVQKFRTPKGLLYLSALLKVSAKNTLLDEMQRLQNLHSAIWTESVWVLANADSTATKFIVTDHPVTVYNREFFPDGLSARRHSDPDIWMNGTHTLFPLSPTRILIMTNLSWARNPYGNANKPRPNPSPFRTAMFNFTEIQTGRQLDEVEVNQINFIMKRRAHRYIAAAQEEWLYPERKIPTDHWRKLDDRYLLMPDPRCLYLGGATLIGYGGGRSEAFDEYGHRPWQKEYRQSADAVESRTLYAFQGEYARLFGPMRRGTSDALGGKRDDIDSPEYHRYHLDLEEGHMPRGFKPRREARAIKRN
- the fba gene encoding class II fructose-bisphosphate aldolase (catalyzes the reversible aldol condensation of dihydroxyacetonephosphate and glyceraldehyde 3-phosphate in the Calvin cycle, glycolysis, and/or gluconeogenesis), with the translated sequence MARITLRQLLDHAAEYGYGVPAFNMNNMEQGLAIMEAAEETKSPVILQASRGARAYANDVVLAKLIDALVEIHPDIPVCMHLDHGNNEATCVTAIQYGFTSVMMDGSLKEDGKTPADYAYNSGITRRVVDMAHWGGVSVEGEIGVLGSLESGGGEQEDGHGVEGAVSHDQLLTDPEQAVEFVKDTHVDALAVAMGTSHGAYKFSRKPDGAVLAMNVIEEIHRRLPNMHLVMHGSSSVPEDLQEIINKYGGQMKPTWGVPVEEIQRGIKHGVRKINIDTDNRMALTGAIRKVLTENPSEFDPRKYLTPAMAAMRKLCKERFEQFGTAGNAQKIKPLPVAEMAKRYKSGSLDPKFG
- the ftsZ gene encoding cell division protein FtsZ; this encodes MAEFKKPEISEMRPKITVIGVGGGGGNAVNNMITEQLQGTEFIAANTDAQALAMSKATRLIQLGAHITEGLGAGSLPEIGRAAAEESLDEIMDHLQGTHMCFVTAGMGGGTGTGAAPIIAHAARKAGILTVGVVTKPFAFEGKRRMQMAEEGIARLREAADTVIVIPNQNLFRIADAKTTFADAFVIADRVLYSGVGCITDLIVKEGLINLDFADVKSIMRGMGRAMMGTGEASGESRAIKAAEAAIANPLLDEASMKGAKGVLVSISGGRDMTLFEVDEAATRIREEVYEDADIIVGAIFDKNLEGKFRVSVVATGLDRPFEDDADFVQGHSGQHQQRILQ
- a CDS encoding GntR family transcriptional regulator, producing the protein MSRISQDKIAQPMSAGSASPLQIDLARRILERIRDSGWTVGTRISVPDLARAFGVSRSPISAALELLAAQGILTGSNTRGLQLALDVADLDPETILPNSPIEDLYRRMMKDRSLGDLPQDVSEAELMPRYQVSRGVIRKLLLRFAAEGLAQRLPGHGWRFAESLVGDAAQRESYEFRIAVECAALRSLTFRADPRQLAPVRRAHERILSTILDGKPLTGGDEWFRVNASFHEGLAACSGNRFLADAVRQQNNLRRLQESAGFEQLPRERLERSCREHLAILDAVEAGGIEWAEALLRQHLRQASEFASPPRTA
- a CDS encoding C45 family peptidase, translating into MTTCQPFPLVDVSGTPNERGKAYGEQAHDRIHASVALYAAQLGRFGFGQKDIERFSGIFLPRLRQWAPDLVKEMEGIASGADVGLSSILLVNARTEILQLAKREKGISDDEPDGCTGAVILPEATKAGRLIHGQNWDWRAECAGTSIVLRVRRTDGPDLLTFTEAGGLARSGFNAVGIGITANYLESDRDYRDIGIPLPFIRRRALEARHFAHAIKVVATTPKSCSNNMILSTAEGFAVDFECAPDEAFPIYPDKEMIVHANHWQSPVALSKLRETGLGDVPDSLYRDYRVRRHLAARHGDITVDDLKQALFDDFAAPLSVCRPANRKEGGNLSATVAMIIFEPASGIMEVAPLPAENRDFTRYELTMDETVVGNAEKALPAR
- a CDS encoding GntR family transcriptional regulator, yielding MADRTQFGLTAVDTVPLHEKVYLELVRALMSGQFVPGQKLTSRKLAKELGTSDMPVRSAFMRLQALRALSPMPNGSVEVPVISAERFSQLTAVRTILEGSATELATKRVNGNNLRTIRRHCTDLTSAARKGDIDDYLRKNHDFKFSIYRHCGNEQMIFLIETVWMQVGPFLRNLAMGFEDDLASILDIDYHEEVVAAIEAQDAERARAAIVRDIDEGAAHILRQARFPETRN
- a CDS encoding glutamine synthetase family protein, which gives rise to MSDAIADVLNWLESRNDIQSLRAAVCDLNGVMRGKRIPVEQARKALEGKLRMPYSLIGLDIWGEDIEGNTLVFSTGDADGLCQWTGRGILPVEWTAHPTALVPLWLADENGAPYLGDPRRALARILDRYKALGLTPVAATELEFYLVDPQSQRPVGPVSPVTGRRLDSDAALSIDEIDDFESFIHDVYEACRAQGIPVDTAIAENGVGQFEINLNHVADALRAADDAVLFKRTVKGIARKHGFAACFMAKPYGDRAGNGFHVHFSLVDTEGRNVFDDGTDQGSEIMRHAVGGLLAAMAESTLVFAPHFNSYRRLRPRSYAPTAVAWGYENRMVAIRIPGGPTGARRIEHRVSGADANPYLVLAAILGAALIGIERQMSPGDPTGSDGQGVVPAKLPPDWASAIAAFETGTHVAEIFPAILRDSFIACKRQELNTFALNVSDFEIETYLESV
- a CDS encoding MurR/RpiR family transcriptional regulator, producing the protein MSVLKKIEVKLDAMAPGDREIGQYILDNPDQMLRLSTAALAAEIGRSQSSVVKFSQKLGYASYQELKLAVSEAKAQDWQVPAGMIHGSIEVGDNHQVILKKLIGSKLLSMQQTVASNSERIISKALEMLDGARRIHLVGVGASSLVARDFSYKLMKLGRNVMHDSDSHIQMANVSTLGPGDVLFALSYSGASIETLRVAELARKRGATVIAVTGLHDNPLSRVADIRLYTVADEERARSSSITARDAQLTLTDLLFILLVQRQPDANEFVHNSEVAVSVLKADRSS
- the murA gene encoding UDP-N-acetylglucosamine 1-carboxyvinyltransferase; translated protein: MDKLRIVGGQRLQGAVTISGAKNAALPQIAAALLSPYPLELTNLPDVTDVGNMLGVVALHGAEVTRSPHAATIDTSAAVSKETSYDTVRKMRATVLVLGPLLARFGHARVSLPGGCAIGARPVDMHVAALAALGANIAIENGLIVASAPNGLTGTRIVLSSPSVGATETAVMAATAAKGETEILNAAREPEVADLAACLNAMGARIEGAGTHRILIAGSTDWRPASHHIIPDRIEAGTYAVAAAITGGQLELTHARLEHMASVVQLLEATGVKVWPGDRGLIVSRDGPLKAVDVTTEPYPGFPTDLQAQFMALMCCADGASLLRETIFENRFMHVPELMRLGANIKLQGTMALVRGGEKLRGAQVMATDLRASVSLVLAALVSEGETVINRVYHLDRGYEQLDRKLRLCGAQIERISA